Sequence from the Paenibacillus tundrae genome:
GTACTCACCCATCGAACAACCGGAATACGGTGCGATGTACAAGAGTGGTGATGGATCAGAAGCTGCTGCAGTTACAACGATTGTGTACTCCATTGCGCCTTTACGACGAAGAGTTTCCACAACTTGTGCAACTGTAGATTGTTTCTGACCAATAGCCACATAGATACACTTCATGCCGCTACCTTTTTGGTTCAAGATGGCATCAATCGCGATGGATGTTTTACCCGTTTGACGGTCACCGATGATCAACTCACGTTGTCCACGACCGATAGGTACCATTGCATCAATAGCTTTGATCCCTGTCTGCATTGGCTCATGAACCGATTTACGATCCATTACGCCTGGTGCTTTACCTTCAACCGGACGGAATTCCGTTGTAGCGATTGGCCCTTTGCCATCCACTGGAATACCGAGCGGGTTCACAACGCGTCCAATCAATGCTTCGCCTACAGGCACTTGCATGATCTGACCAGTACGTTTAACTTGGTCGCCTTCACGAATATCATAGTAAGGTCCCAGGATAACGACACCGACGTTGCTTTCTTCTACGTTCATGGCGAGTCCCATAACACCGCTTGGGAATTCAACCAACTCGTTGGACATTACGTTCTCAAGTCCGTATACACGAGCAATACCATCACCAACCTCGATAACCGTTCCGACTTCGACTACATCGATATCGGTCTTGTATTGTTCGATTTGGCTCTTAATTAATGTACTGATTTCTTCTGGTTTGATACTCAAGTGTCCTCACCCCAATCTACTGTACTCGTCTGTTAAAAGACTGCTCAAGACGTTCGAGCTTGCCAGCCAAGCTGCCGTCATAGATCGTATCGCCAATGGCGACTTTCAATCCGCCCAGCAGAGTCGGATCAACAAAATTCTCGATACGAATCTTTTTATTCACACGGCCACCGAATTCACGGGCAACCGCTTCTTTTTCCTCATCATTCAATGCATAAGTTGAGTATACACGCGCATCAGCAATCCCAAGCGACTCGCCCTGGATCTTCCGATAATCATTCAGCAATTCTTCCAGCAATTCAACGCGTCCGCGTTCAATCAACAGTAAGACTGTGCGAAGGACAGACTCGGATACCTTGCCATCAAGACTTGAGTGAAGTACGTTCCGTTTAGCTTCATCAGAGATATTAGGAGATACGATAAACTTCTGGATATCGGAATCACCAGTCAATGCACTGACAACGGCGCGTAGCTCTTGTTCAACCTCAAGCACCTGTTGTTGCTGAAGAGCAACTTCGAACAATGCTTTCGCATAACGTTTGGCAACAATCGTATCGCGGCTCATTGTCGGCCTCCTACCTCATTGAGGTATTGGTTCACAAGTTCTTCTTGTGCAGGACCGTTCTCAACTTCTTTTTTAATCAACTTGGATGCAATCTGAACGGAAGCGGTACCCAGTTCGCTGCGAAGCGCTGCGACTGCTTTGTTCTTCTCGCTCTCGATTTCGCGTACTGCATCGTCTTTCAGACGATTAGCTTCCGCCTTGGCATCAGCCAAAATCGATTCAGCTTGTTTGCCACCCGTTTGTTTGGATTGTTCAATGATGTCGTAAGCATCTTTGCGCGCTTGCTCAAGAGCTTGTTTTTGCTCCTCCACATAGGCAATCGCCTGTTCCCGAGTCTGAGCAGCCTCATTCATCTGCGACAGCACGAGTTCACGACGTTTTTCCATAATGGAGAACAATGGACCAAAAGCGTAACGGCTAAGCAGCCAATATAAGATTGCGAATGCAACAATCGCAAGAAGCGTATTTTCCCATATGAAACTCAATCTGTTCACTCCTTCCTGGAGGTATCCTTAAAACGTTCATCCGCAAGTAACGGACATTACCTAAAAAGAAGGCGCGGACGGCTGTGGCCTTCCCCGCCAAACCTTTATCAATTTAATTAAGCCATACCGTAGAACATGAACGCGAGTACCACACCGATGATCGGCAATACCTCGATCAAACCTACACCGATAAACATAGTTGTTTGAAGAGTGGATTTAGCTTCCGGTTGACGGGCAATACCTTCCACCGTTTTGCTGATTACCATACCGTTACCAATACCTGCGCCAAATGCGCCCAGTCCTGCAACAATTGCTGCTGCGATTAATGCCATTGCTCCCATTTGTATATCCTCCTTAAAATTATAAATCGAATTTTTTATTGTTCAGCCTGATGAAGAAATCTTCGAAGGCTTGAAACTTAATGTTCCTCGTGCGTCTCAATGCTCTGTGAAATGTACACCATCATTAGGATAACAAATACAAATGCTTGGATCGCGCCGATAAAGATACTAAAGCCTTGCCACACCATTAATAGCGGAATCGCTGCAATGGCACCAAATATTTTGAATGTGGTCAGCTTCAGAATCGTTGTGATCAGCACCTCACCCGCGAAGATATTCGCGAATAGACGCATACCGTGTGTCAACAGCTTCGATGCCGTCTCGATCAAGTTGATCGGTAAGAACAAGGCAAATGGCTGAAGGTAATGCTTGAGATATCCTCTAGTGTTCCGGAATAATCCGAGACCATGAGATACTAGGAACGCTACCAGAGCTAGTCCCATCGTTACAGACAAGTCGGCTGTTGGTGATTTCCACCAAGCCAGTTCGACGTGCGGATGAGCTTCAGGATCTTTGGCATGCGCTTCTTCAAACGCTTCCACGGCAGTTACAATTGGCTTACCAAACACCTGCGCGTGTTCTGCACTGTCCACTGCGGTTACTGCTTGGAACGGAAGTCCGAGCATGTTTCCCACAAAAATGAACATAATCATGGAAAGAGCGAGAGAGATAAAATGTTTACCTTTCTTCATATCCATTGTACTGGAAATCAGATTGCGGACGAATTCTACTGCCCACTCCATAAAATTTTGCAGCTTGCCGGGGTTTTCAACGGATAGTCTTCGTGTGGCTAGTACAGCGAAAATAAAAACAAGGGCACCTGTAACTACTAGCATCAGCACAACCGATAGATCCAGTCGAAATCCGCCAAGCATAATAATTGGAGCTTCATGCATATTTTTCTCACCCCTTTCTCGACTTGAAAGCTGCAGCACCTAACATCATTCTGCTCTGCGGGAATAGACAATCCCTATAATCAGTAAGGAAAATTGTGCAATAACCAGACCGCCTGCAACCGCATATGTATTGAAGTATTGCGGAAAGCGCATCGATAAAAATATACCGAGCACAGCGAGCGCCGCTCTTGTCAAAAATCCTAGGTTCACACGCTTCAAGTTACCTTCTGCCGCATCATCAGACATTTTCCTTACTTTGTAGCCTAGGTAAAATGCATTGATCCAGCTAATTACCGTACCCAGAGCCAATCCCAAAGCAATTGTCTCCACACGTGGCATGAAGGCCGCTGCGAGAAAACAAATCATAAGAAAGTACATGATGAAAACAGTCATCATTCTGCGGTATCTGGTTAGTTCACTCATCACTTTCCCCCATGAATTTTTTCGCGATAAAGTAGATGCTTACCCCGCCTGCTGCCAGAAAAAAGAGAACGCTTACGGCGATCCATATTCCGTTACCTCCAATGGTCTTGTCCAACCAGGAGCCAGCGTAATATCCGACTACAGCGAGTATGGCAATCTCGATCCCAAAAGCTGTCACGAGTCCCATTGCTTTCCACACATTATCGTCATGGTTACGGGATGAATTTGGTTTGTTCGAATCGGCCATTTTCCACGCCACCCTTGCAATCCCAGTTAATTTTACTGAATGATGAGAGCCTTTGTCAATTGAATGATTTTAGCGTTTTAAAGGGTAAAACGACAGGTAAACAGGCCCTCAAGAGCCCATAAACCCGCGTAAACCGTACAGTTTAACTGTATACTATGCCCTTTATAAATCCGCTAGAAAATTTGAATTATTTTTTGAACTTTCTGTGAAATGGTTCCGGACGTTCGCTATTTACACCAAAATGGTGCAAAATCGCATTGACAATTCTTTCCGAAGCATGTCCATCTCCGTATGGATTGGCTGCTTGACTCATGCTTGCATACAATGTTTCGTCTGTAAGCAAGGCTTTTGTCCGTTCATACACATGCTCTTCATCTGTACCTACAAGCTCAAGCGTTCCAGCCTCGATTCCTTCTGGGCGCTCTGTCGTGTCACGCAGGACAAGAACAGGCACACCGAACGAAGGCGCTTCTTCCTGCAAACCGCCTGAATCGGTTAAAATCAAGTGTGTATGCGGGTAAAAATTATGCAAATCCACTACGTCTAGTGGATCAATTAATTGAATACGTGGGTGATTCCCCAAAATCGCGTGAGCCGGCTCCTTCACAGCAGGACTTGGATGCACCGGATACACGATGGCGATATCTTCGAACTCATCGGCAATTCGTTTGACGGCCTGGAAAATGTTACGGTGAGGCTCGCCTTGAGATTCACGGCGATGAGCTGTCAACAATACAAGGCGTTTGCCTTCTGCCCATTCAAGTACCGGATGTTTGTAGCCCTCCTGTACTGTATATTGAAACACATCAGTAACCGTGTTGCCTGTGACGTACGTACTAGACTCTGGTTTATTTTCTTTGGCAAGATTATCAAAGGACCTATCTGTTGGCGCAAAGTGTAAATCAGCCAGTACGCCTGTCAATTGACGGTTCATCTCTTCCGGATATGGAGACAACTTGTTCCACGTCCGAAGCCCTGCCTCGACATGCCCTACCTGGATCTGCTGCAAGAACGCTGCATAGCTGGCTACAAATGTAGTCAGCGTATCTCCGTGAACAAGCACAATGTCTGGTTTCGCTTCACGTAGTACAGGCTCCAGCCCTCCAAGGACACGAATCGTGATTTCATTCAATGTCTGACGATCCTTCATCACATCCAGATCATAATCCGGATGGATGTCGAATACTTCAAGTACCTGATCCAACATCTGTCGATGTTGCGCAGTTACGCAAACAATAGATTCGATAGACTCAGGATGTTTCTGCAACTCCAAAATAAGCGGAGCCATCTTGATTGCTTCTGGTCGCACCCCGAAGATCGTCATCACTTTAATTTTGTTAGACATTCGAGCAAAGCCCCTTTTCTATAAGTTCCGAACCTCTATATACGTACATGTTCAAAAAGGGTGGTTTTCAGTACCGAGAAGATGGGATGAAGATAGAAATGGAGTAGCGGAGCGTAGGAAAATCTACGTGAGCAACTACATTGTTTCCTACGGAAACAGGCTTCGTAAGCCTCCACTTATTTCGGCTGAATCCCATATTCGATGCTGAGATGCCGTTAGGCATCCTTCGTAATCAGAAGCAGACTTTTTGAACAACCTCTACAAGCATGTCATATGCTTATTTAGTGCCGTATAGACGGTCTCCTGCATCTCCAAGTCCTGGAACGATGTAACCATGATCATCCAGACGATCGTCAAGCGCAGCTACATAAATGTCTACATCTGGGTGAGCATCTTGCACGGCTTTTACGCCTTCTGGAGCGGCTACGAGGTTCATCATTTTGATCTGTGTGCATCCGCGTTTTTTGAGCACGTCAATTGCCGCGATTGCCGAACCACCCGTTGCGAGCATCGGATCAATCACAATCAATTGGCGCTCTGTTACGTCCGTAGGCAGCTTGGTATAGTATTCAACAGGTTGAAGTGTTTCCGGGTCACGGAACAGACCAACATGTCCTACTTTTGCCGCTGGCAACAATTTAACAACGCCGTCCAGCATTCCCAGTCCTGCACGCAGAATTGGCACCAGTCCGAGCATACGTCCAGAAATCACTTTACCTTGTGTCGCTGCTACAGGAGTCTGTACATCAATCGTCTCCAACTCAACATCTCTTGTGATTTCATAAGCCATCAACGTTGCTACTTCATCCACTAATTCACGAAAATCTTTCGTATTCGTACGCATGTCGCGTATAAACGTCAGTTTGTGTTGGATCAAAGGGTGATCACATATTACTAATTTTCCCATCTAATTTGTCCCTCCGGTAAGTTCATCATGTTACAGCATTTCCAAATATGCCTAATCATCATTCATAGGCTCGATAAATCCTGTATATTATATCATCACCAACACCGAATTACACCATTAAAGGGCACCTAATCATTACAGAATACCGAATACTACAAAAACAGGACCGGAAACATGGTGTCTTCCGGTCCTTTTGACTCTTGCTGGTATGTCATTGAGATTGTTCAAAAGCATGTAAACACACGGATACTCCGCAATTCAAAATGATCCTTCGATCGCTGTTATCCCGGATTTTTTTGATTCTCCTCTACATAAGGGGAAAATCCGGGGATAAAGGCGAACGCTTCGCTTCTCCGGCTTCATTTTGTTTGCTCCGTCTGCGTGTTTACGGAACACTCAAATACAAACAGCATGAGCAACGTTTTTTTAGTATTTAAGGTCAGTGTAGAGCGGGAATTGATCTGTCAGTGCCGTTACTTCTGCACGAGCTTGATCAAGTGTTGCTGTATCTTTAGGGTTCTTGAGCGTTTTCGCAATGATTTTACCGATCGATACCATAGCCTCTTCGTTCATACCGCGGGAAGTCGCCGCAGGTGTACCAATACGGATACCGCTAGTGATGAACGGGCTTGTTGGGTCAAATGGAATTGCATTTTTATTAACAGTGATTCCGATGGAATCAAGGACATGCTCAGCTTCTTTACCTGTGATGTTCACACTGCGTGTATCGATCAGCATCAAGTGGTTATCTGTACCACCGGATACGATGTTCAAGCCTTCAGAGATCAACGTTTCAGCCAGAACCTGTGCATTTTTCACTACATTCTGCGCGTACTCTTTGAAAGATGGTTGCAATGCTTCACCCAATGCTACCGCTTTGGAAGCAATAACGTGCATCAATGGTCCACCTTGGGAACCAGGGAATACCGCTTTATCAATTGCAGCAGCCCAAGCTTTGGTACACAGAATCATACCCCCGCGTGGTCCACGCAATGTTTTGTGAGTTGTCGTTGTTACGAAATGTGCATGTGGAACCGGGCTTGGATGCAAACCAGCAGCAACCAATCCAGCAATGTGAGCCATGTCAACCATGAACAATGCGCCTACGTCATTAGCAATGGAAGCCAATTTTTCGAAATCAATTGTACGTGGATACGCACTTGCCCCTGCCACGATCAACCGAGGACGGTGTTTGAACGCTGCTTTGCGAACTTCATCATAATCGATCAGGAATGTATCTTCTTGTACGCCATATGCTACGAAGTTGTAGAGTAAGCCAGATGCGTTTACTGGGCTACCATGCGTAAGGTGACCACCATGTGCAAGGTTCATACCCAATACTGTATCGCCAGGCTTAAGCGCCGCAAGGTAAACTGCCATGTTCGCTTGTGCACCAGAGTGTGGTTGAACGTTAACATGCTCTGCTCCAAACAATTCTTTAGCGCGATCACGAGCGATATCTTCCACGATATCTACGTGCTCACAACCGCCATAGTAACGTTTGCCTGGATATCCTTCAGCATATTTGTTCGTCAGAACGGAACCAAGTGCTTCAATAACCGCTTCGCTTACAATGTTCTCAGATGCAATCAACTCAATGTTGTTTTGCTGACGTTTCAACTCCAGATTCATCGCTTCCAATACCGCCGGGTCATTCTTACGCAATTGTTCCATGATTAAATTCCTCCTAATATAAGTGAAGTTATAAAGTGAAACACAAGGTTACACTCCAGACTTCGATTGCATCACCATCTTTCGATCGCTGTTATCCCCAGATTTCTTTGAATCCCTTTTACAAAGGGGGAATCCGGTGATAGCGTATGCTTTCGATGTAGCTTTCCTTCGGTAAGCTTTCAGGCGAACGCTCTGCTTCTCCAGATTGGTGTTGCACTCTCCGTTTACGTGTAAACATAATTTCACTTTATACGTTAGTCACAAAATGTCGAATCAGGCTGCTCTTCCATACGATACACTGCACGTTCCCCACCAATCAACTTCGGACGCGTCAACGCTGTCGTCACACGGGCATCTCCAATGTAACGAAGTGCTGTACGGTAAGGAACCGCCACATGCCGCAAATGCATACCAATCATCGTCTCTCCGATATCCAGTCCTGCATGTGCTTGCACATGTTCTGCCAGACAAGGATCGGTAAGTGATCGATAAGCCGCAGATGCCATTGAACCACCCGCTGTAGGAACAGGTACCGCACCTACCTCGGTCAATCCCAGACGCACTAACACAGAACGCTCCATTACCAGCGCACGATTCAGATGCTCACAGCATTGAAAGACCGGTTCAAAACCGAATTCCTGCTGCACCTCACGAATACCCGCAAGAAGCTGCTGTGCCACTTCAATCGCACCACTCGTACCAATCCGTTTACCTGCCACTTCACTAGTGCTTGTACCAATGACAACGATCTGCCCTGAACCAAGCTTCCCTGCAGTGGCCAGTTCACGCAAAATGGATGCGGTCTGTTCCTGCAATCCGGGTTGTTCCGAATCTAACTCAATAGTCATCCTATCGCCTCCCGATAT
This genomic interval carries:
- a CDS encoding TIGR01440 family protein, with amino-acid sequence MTIELDSEQPGLQEQTASILRELATAGKLGSGQIVVIGTSTSEVAGKRIGTSGAIEVAQQLLAGIREVQQEFGFEPVFQCCEHLNRALVMERSVLVRLGLTEVGAVPVPTAGGSMASAAYRSLTDPCLAEHVQAHAGLDIGETMIGMHLRHVAVPYRTALRYIGDARVTTALTRPKLIGGERAVYRMEEQPDSTFCD
- the glyA gene encoding serine hydroxymethyltransferase, producing MEQLRKNDPAVLEAMNLELKRQQNNIELIASENIVSEAVIEALGSVLTNKYAEGYPGKRYYGGCEHVDIVEDIARDRAKELFGAEHVNVQPHSGAQANMAVYLAALKPGDTVLGMNLAHGGHLTHGSPVNASGLLYNFVAYGVQEDTFLIDYDEVRKAAFKHRPRLIVAGASAYPRTIDFEKLASIANDVGALFMVDMAHIAGLVAAGLHPSPVPHAHFVTTTTHKTLRGPRGGMILCTKAWAAAIDKAVFPGSQGGPLMHVIASKAVALGEALQPSFKEYAQNVVKNAQVLAETLISEGLNIVSGGTDNHLMLIDTRSVNITGKEAEHVLDSIGITVNKNAIPFDPTSPFITSGIRIGTPAATSRGMNEEAMVSIGKIIAKTLKNPKDTATLDQARAEVTALTDQFPLYTDLKY
- the wecB gene encoding non-hydrolyzing UDP-N-acetylglucosamine 2-epimerase, with product MSNKIKVMTIFGVRPEAIKMAPLILELQKHPESIESIVCVTAQHRQMLDQVLEVFDIHPDYDLDVMKDRQTLNEITIRVLGGLEPVLREAKPDIVLVHGDTLTTFVASYAAFLQQIQVGHVEAGLRTWNKLSPYPEEMNRQLTGVLADLHFAPTDRSFDNLAKENKPESSTYVTGNTVTDVFQYTVQEGYKHPVLEWAEGKRLVLLTAHRRESQGEPHRNIFQAVKRIADEFEDIAIVYPVHPSPAVKEPAHAILGNHPRIQLIDPLDVVDLHNFYPHTHLILTDSGGLQEEAPSFGVPVLVLRDTTERPEGIEAGTLELVGTDEEHVYERTKALLTDETLYASMSQAANPYGDGHASERIVNAILHHFGVNSERPEPFHRKFKK
- a CDS encoding ATP synthase subunit I — encoded protein: MSELTRYRRMMTVFIMYFLMICFLAAAFMPRVETIALGLALGTVISWINAFYLGYKVRKMSDDAAEGNLKRVNLGFLTRAALAVLGIFLSMRFPQYFNTYAVAGGLVIAQFSLLIIGIVYSRRAE
- a CDS encoding F0F1 ATP synthase subunit delta — protein: MSRDTIVAKRYAKALFEVALQQQQVLEVEQELRAVVSALTGDSDIQKFIVSPNISDEAKRNVLHSSLDGKVSESVLRTVLLLIERGRVELLEELLNDYRKIQGESLGIADARVYSTYALNDEEKEAVAREFGGRVNKKIRIENFVDPTLLGGLKVAIGDTIYDGSLAGKLERLEQSFNRRVQ
- the atpB gene encoding F0F1 ATP synthase subunit A produces the protein MHEAPIIMLGGFRLDLSVVLMLVVTGALVFIFAVLATRRLSVENPGKLQNFMEWAVEFVRNLISSTMDMKKGKHFISLALSMIMFIFVGNMLGLPFQAVTAVDSAEHAQVFGKPIVTAVEAFEEAHAKDPEAHPHVELAWWKSPTADLSVTMGLALVAFLVSHGLGLFRNTRGYLKHYLQPFALFLPINLIETASKLLTHGMRLFANIFAGEVLITTILKLTTFKIFGAIAAIPLLMVWQGFSIFIGAIQAFVFVILMMVYISQSIETHEEH
- the upp gene encoding uracil phosphoribosyltransferase produces the protein MGKLVICDHPLIQHKLTFIRDMRTNTKDFRELVDEVATLMAYEITRDVELETIDVQTPVAATQGKVISGRMLGLVPILRAGLGMLDGVVKLLPAAKVGHVGLFRDPETLQPVEYYTKLPTDVTERQLIVIDPMLATGGSAIAAIDVLKKRGCTQIKMMNLVAAPEGVKAVQDAHPDVDIYVAALDDRLDDHGYIVPGLGDAGDRLYGTK
- the atpF gene encoding F0F1 ATP synthase subunit B, with product MSFIWENTLLAIVAFAILYWLLSRYAFGPLFSIMEKRRELVLSQMNEAAQTREQAIAYVEEQKQALEQARKDAYDIIEQSKQTGGKQAESILADAKAEANRLKDDAVREIESEKNKAVAALRSELGTASVQIASKLIKKEVENGPAQEELVNQYLNEVGGRQ
- a CDS encoding AtpZ/AtpI family protein, whose product is MADSNKPNSSRNHDDNVWKAMGLVTAFGIEIAILAVVGYYAGSWLDKTIGGNGIWIAVSVLFFLAAGGVSIYFIAKKFMGESDE
- the atpE gene encoding F0F1 ATP synthase subunit C codes for the protein MGAMALIAAAIVAGLGAFGAGIGNGMVISKTVEGIARQPEAKSTLQTTMFIGVGLIEVLPIIGVVLAFMFYGMA